In Triticum aestivum cultivar Chinese Spring chromosome 5B, IWGSC CS RefSeq v2.1, whole genome shotgun sequence, the following proteins share a genomic window:
- the LOC123117401 gene encoding uncharacterized protein encodes MGSGKKRAALASLFGFKNKREEEDEATAAAAPQQRYQHHRVRPSDDDDYARHWYAERDIDRKASEFIDKVHRRMLANEQDG; translated from the coding sequence ATGGGGAgtgggaagaagagggcggcgCTTGCGTCCCTGTTCGGGTTCAAGaacaagagggaggaggaggatgaggcaaCGGCGGCGGCAGCGCCGCAGCAGAGGTACCAGCATCACAGGGTGCGGCCGAGCGACGACGATGACTACGCCCGGCACTGGTACGCCGAACGCGACATCGACCGGAAGGCCTCCGAGTTCATCGACAAGGTCCACCGCCGGATGCTCGCCAATGAGCAGGACGGATAG